A genomic stretch from Fusarium musae strain F31 chromosome 9, whole genome shotgun sequence includes:
- a CDS encoding hypothetical protein (EggNog:ENOG41~MEROPS:MER0000440), protein MKVISIIPIHLFLFLHCIHAIYLPKDDAPDILIPAHQNFDEPVQLRLKWTPCNLGVQEFKKLEKNKAFECSPLDVPLDYTNLSRGTTTLNLIKLKAPKQSKTDKLYKGSIIVNFGGPGVSGVETLLQMDPDSALSMFGGGYDIVSFDPRGTGKTLVPPEDNGTLTQMVKEFIYTAQDSSYFLNESEAITEHLISDGLNYISTFTESFLTKDEARRFRGTAFVARDVAEIALQIGNRINYWGISYGTVVGQVLAGMFPDRIARMLLDGNLLADDYVDNLGLDSTRDAEKALYHFYDECMAAANDSCHSANKLPKKRDDFHEVLNRVFMVCTGVGGGLGSAKSLALSIGVLGALYSIDGYLWLDELIDTTLEGNSSMCSQSPGFGNSTTWNPLEDLAHQAIWCSDATFRAETPGEVFSLFQDDQAKDNPFFLSELLQASVCFRWNTHAAEAINLTSLSRVKTRVPILLVNGKYDPVTPLGNARKISARFPGSQVVVHNGVGVSIISCLELMVILTETHSMASRPILQIALEIL, encoded by the exons ATGAAGGTCATAAGCATTATTCCCATCCacctgttcctgttcctgcACTGCATACATGCTATATATCTGCCCAAAGATGACGCTCCTGATATTCTCATACCCGCTCACCAAAACTTCGATGAACCCGTACAATTACGCTTGAAATGGACCCCGTGCAATCTGGGCGTTCAAGAATTCAAGAAATTGGAAAAGAACAAGGCATTCGAGTGCAGTCCTTTAGATGTTCCTCTCGACTATACCAACTTATCCAGGGGCACTACGACATTGAATTTGATCAAGCTCAAAGCGCCCAAGCAATCTAAGACCGATAAATTGTACAAAGGCAGCATCATCGTGAATTTTGGTGGTCCAGGTGTTTCCGGAGTCGAGACCTTGTTGCAAATGGACCCTGATAGTGCCCTCTCGATGTTTGGCGGAGGATACGACATAGTCAGTTTTGACCCACG TGGTACTGGCAAGACATTGGTTCCGCCTGAGGATAATGGAACTCTGACGCAAATGGTCAAAGAGTTCATCTACACCGCTCAGGATTCGTCGTACTTTCTCAATGAAAGCGAAGCTATTACTGAACATTTGATCAGCGATGGTTTGAATTATATAAGCACTTTTACGGAATCCTTTCTTACGAAGGACGAGGCACGGAGGTTCCGTGGCACTGCATTCGTCGCCAGAGATGTCGCGGAAATTGCCCTGCAAATAGGTAACCGCATCAACTACTGGGGCATTTCGTACGGCACGGTCGTAGGTCAAGTTCTGGCCGGTATGTTTCCTGACCGTATTGCGCGCATGCTTCTCGATGGCAATCTGCTCGCCGACGACTATGTTGACAACCTGGGGCTCGATAGCACCAGGGATGCAGAGAAGGCCTTGTATCATTTCTACGACGAGTGCATGGCAGCCGCAAATGATTCATGTCACTCGGCTAACAAGCTTCCCAAAAAACGAGATGATTTCCACGAAGTCCTCAATCGCGTCTTCATGGTCTGCACAGGAGTTGGGGGTGGTTTAGGCAGCGCTAAATCACTCGCGCTGAGCATCGGGGTTCTCGGAGCTCTCTATAGCATTGATGGTTATCTTTGGCTGGATGAACTGATTGATACCACTTTGGAGGGCAATAGTTCGATGTGCTCCCAGAGTCCTGGCTTCGGAAACTCGACAACTTGGAATCCGCTTGAGGACCTTGCCCATCAAGCGATCTGGTGCAGTGACGCAACTTTCCGCGCTGAGACCCCTGGGGAAGTCTTTTCCTTGTTCCAAGACGATCAGGCCAAAGATAaccccttcttcctctcggAACTACTTCAGGCCTCGGTGTGTTTTCGATGGAACACTCACGCAGCTGAAGCGATAAATCTTACAAGCCTTTCAAGAGTCAAGACAAGAGTCCCAATCCTTCTCGTCAACGGCAAATACGATCCGGTAACTCCCCTGGGTAATGCCCGGAAGATATCTGCCAGATTTCCTGGGAGCCAGGTTGTTGTTCACAACGGTGTTGGTGTCAGTATAATATCATGTCTTGAATTGATGGTGATACTGACAGAAACTCATAGCATGGCTTCACGGCCCATCCTTCAAATTGCACTCGAGATATTGTAG
- a CDS encoding hypothetical protein (EggNog:ENOG41): protein MSADVVAAGGKASPSMGVETRNDNNGDLVTATEEQSLQRGLHERHLSMLGIAGAIGTGLFLGLGQSVQTGGPLGALLGYATVGLVVCAVQFALGEVAALLPVTGAFVRHAEFLVDPAWGFAIGWNLVYGNILSIPSEITAICVLFEFWTDINPSLWIMIFIVLTTVVGLCFVRVFGEVEFWFALLKILLVVFLIILGLVINLGGVPGTERIGFRYWKDPGPFVEYIASGSWGQFLGYWSVMTSAVFSFAGVESIAMAAAETRNPARAIPKACKNVFIRILVFYILAILIVGMLVRSDDERLNDQSGAAGQSPFVIAASAAGIPAIPSVVNAVVITSAWSASNQSLLAGTRVLYGLALKRQAPQIFLRTTAWGVPYVCVLFFTCFMFLSFMSLSNGAMTVFWWLVDLTAAGVLISWASILLNHIRLRLAMKKQGIPIEKLPWHNSWTFYSSCAGLFMTLLILLTGGFRVFTRGNWDPVGFVSSYLDIPLVTAAYLIWKFVKKTKVVPLAEIPLQDAFRKSEEDHEVVTA, encoded by the exons ATGAGCGCCGacgttgttgctgctggtggaAAGGCAAGCCCGTCAATGGGCGTGGAGACGAGGAACGACAACAATGGCGATCTTGTGACGGCCACCGAGGAGCAGAGCCTCCAGCGAGGTCTGCACGAGAGGCATCTTTCTATGCTGGGTATCGCTGGCGCTATCGGTACAGGTCTCTTTCTCGGTCTGGGCCAGTCTGTTCAGACTGGCGGTCCTCTCGGCGCGCTGCTTGGCTATGCGACTGTCGGTCTCGTTGTGTGCGCCGTGCAATTCGCCTTGGGAGAAGTCGCTGCGCTGTTGCCGGTGACAGGAGCTTTTGTGCGACATGCTGAATTTCTCGTTGATCCCGCTTGGGGGTTCGCAATTGGATGGAATCTGGTCTACGGCAACATTTTGTCGATCCCTTCAGAAATCACGGCCATCTGTGTGTTGTTCGAGTTCTGGACCGATATCAATCCCTCGCTATggatcatgatcttcatcgtcctcaccACAGTCGTCGGTCTCTGCTTCGTCCGGGTTTTCGGCGAGGTCGAGTTCTGGTTCGCCCTTCTCAAAATCCTCTTGGTCGTGTTCCTCATTATCCTGGGTTTGGTCATCAACTTGGGAGGCGTCCCAGGCACAGAACGTATTGGCTTCAGGTACTGGAAGGACCCAGGACCGTTTGTTGAATATATCGCTTCAGGGAGCTGGGGCCAGTTCCTTGGTTATTGGTCTGTCATGACCAGCGCCGTCTTCTCCTTCGCAGGCGTCGAATCTATCGCCATGGCCGCAGCTGAAACGCGGAATCCTGCGCGCGCGATCCCCAAGGCTTGCAAGAACGTTTTCATCCGAATTCTGGTCTTTTATATCTTGGCCATTCTCATTGTTGGCATGCTTGTAAGAAGCGACGACGAGAGACTAAACGACCAGTCCGGAGCCGCAGGTCAAAGCCCCTTCGTTATCGCAGCCTCCGCGGCCGGCATCCCTGCAATCCCCTCAGTCGTCAACGCCGTTGTCATAACTTCCGCGTGGTCTGCTTCCAATCAGAGTCTTCTCGCCGGCACCCGTGTTCTCTATGGTTTAGCCCTCAAGCGACAGGCACCTCAGATCTTCCTCCGCACGACCGCGTGGGGTGTGCCTTATGTCTGCGTGCTCTTCTTCACTTGCTTCATGTTCCTCAGCTTCATGAGTCTCTCCAACGGAGCTATGACCGTTTTCTGGTGGCTGGTAGACCTGACAGCGGCAGGAGTTCTGATCTCCTGGGCGTCAATCTTGTTGAACCACATTCGTCTACGCCTTGCGATGAAAAAGCAAGGAATTCCCATCGAAAAACTGCCCTGGCACAACTCTTGGACTT TCTACTCTTCATGCGCCGGCTTGTTCATGACGCTGCTCATCCTCCTGACAGGAGGTTTCCGTGTCTTTACCAGAGGTAACTGGGATCCCGTTGGCTTTGTGTCATCTTATTT GGATATCCCTCTCGTTACCGCAGCGTACTTGATATGGAAGTTCgtcaagaagacaaaggtCGTGCCTTTAGCAGAGATACCCCTTCAGGATGCTTTCAGGAAGTCGGAGGAGGACCACGAAGTGGTGACTGCTTAG